Genomic window (Acidobacteriota bacterium):
CCGGTGGAGGTCATCACGCACTCGACTGGCGATTGGACGCTGATCCTGATCATGGTCACGCTTTCGATCACTCCGCTCCGCAGGCTGACGAAACAGTACTGGCTGATCGGCGTCCGGCGCATGATCGGCCTGTTTGCGTTTTTCTACGGATGCCTCCACTTCACAACCTACCTGTGGCTCGACAAGTTTTTCGACTACCACGAGATGCTCAAGGACATCGTGAAGCGCCCGTTCATCACGGTGGGATTTCTTGCTTTCACGTGCATGATCCCGCTCGCGTTCACCTCGACCCAGGGTTGGATCCGGCGGCTCGGGAAAAACTGGCAGCGACTCCATCGCTTGATCTACATCACTGCGATCGCCGGTGTGGTTCACTACATCTGGCTGGTGAAAGCTGATCTGCGGAAGCCGTTACAGTATGCCGCGGTGTTAAGTGTTTTGATGCTCTACCGGATCGTGATTTGGCTGAACGAGGCGCGGAGAGCCTCATCCGCGGTACGCAGTCCCGCCCCCGAAGTAACCAAAGTGTAATGGGTAACCTCGTTTCCCCTCCTCGACGACAAAAACTTTACTTTAGAATTCGGGTTTGAAGCATCTTACGAATAGCAGGAGTACTCCTATGAATCCGTTTCCCAGCAGGACGAAGTGTGCCGCGCGCGCGGCGCTGGTAATTATGACAATTTCTGTCCTGTTTCTGGCAACGGGATGCGGCTCTGGTAACGGCAACTCGGGCGGAGGCGGAGGC
Coding sequences:
- a CDS encoding sulfoxide reductase heme-binding subunit YedZ, giving the protein MTRLRITKFLIFLSALIPLGRLVWKFRHDSLGANPVEVITHSTGDWTLILIMVTLSITPLRRLTKQYWLIGVRRMIGLFAFFYGCLHFTTYLWLDKFFDYHEMLKDIVKRPFITVGFLAFTCMIPLAFTSTQGWIRRLGKNWQRLHRLIYITAIAGVVHYIWLVKADLRKPLQYAAVLSVLMLYRIVIWLNEARRASSAVRSPAPEVTKV